The genomic region CACCAGCACCAACAATGATGACATCGTACCCACCGTCCCTCGAGACGTCTCCGCCATCAAAATCGGTGGTGGTAGTGGTAGAGGTGGCGGAGGCGGAGGCGGCGTTATTTCCATTCCCCGGCGAACAAtcctttttatcttttcttgacAGCCCATAACGACAGAAGACGAAGAAACCCAAAAGGGCAGCGAAAAGAGAGCCCAGAAGTGCAAGATCCATCGTTTTTCCGGACAATGCAGGTAGCTTAAGGAACTAACTGTCGCCGGAGAGGTTCCGGCGACAACACGACGACGATGTATCTGCGACTGGGAAGAGAATATATTCGCTGTCTTCGGTTTTGAGCGCGAATCAGCGCCTGGCTGGCATAGTTTGGCGTATCAATGATAAAGAATTATCAATTATCTTGATCTGGAAATTGATAGGAAACGAGAGGTATTATTATAACAGCATTGGCGAAAGCATGGGGACAAAATCGTTAAAATGGACTCCCACCACACAACTCAAAAAGAAGAAGCAATGCGTATATTTGGTTGGATTCATATAagtatttcttttgaaaaagaaaaagaaatatatagatttggaattgttttatttataataaaagactGCAAGTTCGAGTTGTTTGGCTTGGACTTTGGATTTTTCTAGTATGTTCTAATATTGATGTTGGATGGTTTAATGATGtcaaaaacaaattcttgatgACAGTGGACCCCGCGCTTTTATATGGTCATATAAAGTTTCCAATCTTACATATTATTTGAGGGTttgaaattcttaattatttggtTCGTTCTAGTGAAAACCAACTAAAAGGTAATAGTATTTGAAAAGTTAGCAAGGAGCTTGATCTGTGTGCATAATTAGCTACAAACTAAAAACACAGACAACCCTCATGTCCAGCAATAAAGTGTACCTCTAACTATCAACAAGGCGGTATGttgtatttaatttcttaaatattataaaagactTATTTTCTCCATATCTCTATTGTCTGTTCATTGAATCTTGTAAGGAAATAGAATATATGAAACTTTTCAACAGTGGAAGTGTGCATCACTGCTGGAAACGGATTCATGATGGGAGGAATCGCTCATCTGTTCTACTGCATCAGCATTAGACATAGATATAGACAAGGCAAGGCAGCGGAGTTAAGAAACACTGAGGACCAAAACTAGCAGGCTCGTCCCCTCACAGAAGGATACAAGAGTAGGATAGTCGGATATAGTTACAGAGTAAATAGAGGATCTACACAGGGTTAAACCAAGTATTCACCCTGATCTATcgttttctctttctctggGACTTCTTTTCCTTATCAACTTTGTCTGGCTTCGTTGAAATGGTTCTCATTTTGGCACCTACGGTGGAACTCCACAAAGCCCTTTCAACATCTGACGGTGTGAATTGATCCTCCAATGTAGATAGTTCCTGAAAGAAATATTGGCGAAAGGTTTCTCATTAATAGTTAGTGGGGAACACACAACAGCAGATTATAAGAGTTTTAGGGAACGAAAAAGCATTTCATGTAAAAACCTGGTGTGGATGAGAATTTCACATAATAATACCCGAGATAAAATAGTTCTGGTGGATAGCTGAAAGAACTGGGAATTAACAAAGGAAAATGTAAAATCCCAGCAGTTTCAATATATTCcgatcaatatatattaaaagcaCTCTTTCATTATCACAACTACATGCCCATTGATGAAAGAATTCATCTAGACTGATCAGAAATGGCTGATTCGTGAAAATGGAAGCAGTCCCTCTAACTAAACGAGCAGATGGAATCAATAAAGCACCGTTCAAGCACAAAAGCACAAAAAGCAGAAACAAAGCAACAAATCTATCTTTTTCAAAGATCAATGAGATGGACATTGATGGGGGCAAAAATCTCATGAAGGGCAGAAAAGCTATTTCCACAAAAGCATGAGGAGAAAGAGaccacatattttttaataaacttgtATTTACTGAGCCCTAACAAAGGGAAATTGTATCTGCATGTAGGTGATTAATGGAGCggtaaaattgattttacacCTCTTTACATGAATTGCTTGAGATAGTATAAATACGCCTCAACATTGTGAAAAGGACTTTTGTACAAGTTAAAGAACGAAGATTTCTAGTTTTTGACATGTGAAGTGTGCTTGGATCACGAGCTTCCAATTCATCACCATCTAACACATAATTGTTGAAAACTACCACTGATTGGAGAATAATAATGGTATATTTTCTAGTTCTCAACCAGAGGATTAAAAACTCTGGATCTTGTTCACTAGTATGATCTCCAAATGCATTTCGATGCATCAGTAGAGATCTAAGAATATATGTTCTAATTCCAACTAATTCAAGGGAAGCTAATTGATTGACATTCCGTGgaatctaaaattttcaaacagtCAAAATATAAGTGTAAGTCCAAGTTGTAAACCTTAAGACTGATTCAGCTGAAAAATGATGGAGAAACAAATAATTCAACCAACCTTTGCCTTGGCTTGCATCTTCTCCACAAACACCATATACCGCTTCAACGAATAATCCTTCGAGTCCCCAACCACAGCCACCGTTGCCTAAATTTCCAAACATTCATACATGATAGATGAACACACTCCCGtgaaaaaatatggaaaagtCAATCGTTCATTCATCcaaaattactttttcaaCAGCCTAGAAGCACCTCATTATGGGGCGCTAGAAATAACCCCAAAATTTCTACTCACCAGttggaaaaatgaaacaaaaacttCATTATCGATAGTTATTCTCGAATAAGTACCTCATCGGACATAAACGGCGCGACATCCGGCGCATAGGCGGCGAGGACAGCGGAGGCGGTGGCTGGACCCACGCCCTTTAAGACGGTTAACTCTGTGATGGCCTTCGAAACATCAGGCAAGGAAGCAAAGGCCTTCGCAGAGGTGTCCCGCACCACGACGTCGTCTAAGGAGGAAACGAAGGATAATAAGCGCGGGCGCCACTTGCCGCGGGCGAGCTTCCACTGCATGAGTCTAGAGAGCTCATCGGTGGTGATGTAGGGATTAGGGTCTCGTTGGTGGAGGAGATTTGGTAGCTCTTTGCGGTAGAAATCATCAAGGGAAATGATGTCCGGTTTCCCAAGGGTTTTTATTACGGCTTCGTAGTAACCGAGGGCTTCTCTCCAGAGAGCGGCGTCGGATGAATTGAAGTCCATTACTACCAGCCCGGCGGCGAAGATAGCGGTCGTCGGCAGGGGCTTTCGAGGTCTCGAAATTGGCGGGCTTTGACTACAAAAAGAACACTGATTTATGCtattataatatgaatttattaattgaacgacgtattaattaataaatatatatatatatacactatacttttattaaaaaaatcttttatggTTTCAATACCTAAATTTGCCTTTtgattcattttgtttttctaaaaaacaaattgattaaaataaaaataaaaatttttttaattatttcataattataatttttttatatcaccCACTAATTCattgtttctctctcatcCTACTTCTCCATCTTTCttctcatttcaattttttatatttttattaaatttataatccaatATACTTTCTCTCCATCACGATTATTATCTCTAAAAGACTTTTTCCTCTCGTTCTCTCaacattattgtttttttcacaattttttccACTCTATTTCAcatcataattcttttttatacaaaactGCGTGCAACAACAactacttaaattaaaaaaaaaaaaaaaaaaaatctttcattGTACCAACTTTAAATTACcccaatttacccttttttcaCCCTTTAATCCAttctatttttccaaaaaacaaCTGTccaaaatagttatttaaatatcttcttaatcattttataattacattctttttttcatttcaaccACTAGTACATACCTCTTATCTGCATCGTCATTTCATTCACAAGATTTTTCTCAGTCTTGTACCTCCAACTCAACAAATGCATAAATCCTGCCTCAGCTGTATTTTGCTGGGCCTTTACACCTACCAGCGACTTATCATTATGGTACCTCTAACACAATTTCTcatacaacaaaagaaaacattgaTTACTTGCAAAAGGTAAAGTGATTAGTGAAAACTAAATTGGTACATTATGAACATCAAAGAAGAGccaaaatgaaatatttgtaagtATGACAATTTCAACACGTTCCTCCTTGTATAAAGCAGCCAAATGGATGCAGTTGATGATACCTTCGAACCTAGATTCCCTTTCCGGCTAAAGCTCTTTTCTAGTTACATGTAAgcatcatataaataaatcctccAGAGTCTACTGAGTTTAATTTACAAAGTCAAGTTCCcctaaaatgataaataactTTTCTGATTGGAAAATCACaagtttcaaattaaaaaattgagggtggcttaaattttgtaaacagGAGTAATTCCAAGCAAATGGAAACATTTTCTCATGACAACTGCTGTTGCCTCGCACAGCAAGAGTCTACTTGTCTCCTCTGCTGATCCAACGACCtaacaaaatttcaaagttcAGACAAGAAGAGGAAATCAATAACGGCGGTACAAGGAGATGCCAATTTATGATTCAAGATTCTCATCCTGGAGCATGGACTGTGatactttattctttttgtgcaatattaattaaaggcTTCTTCATACCTGACAGTTGGTGTAAAATCTTGTGAAGTCTTCTGATAAATTGTACAAATATTCACACAACACATTTGGCAAAAGATTAGTGCATGCCTCCTCCACGACCTGAGAAGGTAGAATCACAGTAAGACCAAAGGCAAATATACTAACAAGCCAAGTAGTAAGTATTTAGGATCCAGGAACAAGGAGCGAATAGTGACGGGACTATCCATAATCAGTCTTATTACCTCTGCAAACTGGAGCAAATGAAGTCCTAGCGTACGTTCATCAGGATGAACCAAGTCTATCGTCCCAGTCTGTAATCAATATAAGCAAGAACCAAAGTTGTGAATCATAAAGTCCTTTTTTAAGTTCATCTAAAGTTTCTAAAACTTTTGACCACTTCAGGGTTTCTTAAGCCAGTCATCACAAGCCTAGATCGCataattgatgataaaaagataaaactgAAGATGgccaaaatagaaatatttgcTGAAGGTTAAAGTTAATTACACAACATCAAACAGTTGGTATTTTAGAACTAGGAAGAGAGTTGGCCTACTTTTTTCAATTCTTCTATATCTTTCCCCGATTTCCTGATGATTGAGCAGATCCGAGCATGTGCATACAACAAATATACTGCAGTATTTCCCTGCTCATAAGGAACAAGGCAACAAGgaataaattgaaagaatGACATAGAGTTAAACAGGAGGCTAAGGTAGCCACAAGAAAGTAAGGACAATTGTATCAAAACCAgctttcattaatttaaaatccataACAATACTTCACTAACCATATGACATAAAAATGACTTACAATAACATGTTTAAGAAAGAAGTTCAGGCAAAAACAATACTCTTTTCATATTGCTAAACCATAAAATATTACTAGTATCATTTCTATGTTATAAAACTCATAGTAGTCGATGAACACACCTTGTCATTGAGCATCTGGTCGAAACTGAAGGTGTAATTGGTCGTTCTATTATTCTTCAGATCAGCATATCTGttttatatacaaaagaaTTGATACTTTCTTCAGAGGTCCTGTTAGGAAAAATTACAGGAAGAGTAGCGACCTTTCCGTCAAAACAAACGGGCTGGTGCATATGCCCCTGCTTTTGGGATCTCATGTTGGATCAAGTTTCTAAGCAGCTAGCATTCTTTTGTATCTACTTAGGCtggaaacaaaatttatcAGGAAAACGAGGCATAAAGAAGGATACTCACTTAACAGCCCCATATCCAACTGCTTCAGCAGTTTTCTCAAGCTCCTCTTCAGTCCACTCTTTAGCCTTCCCTGGCATACATTTGATGCACTTGTGAGGTTCAGATTTCAGACCATAAGTAGCATGATATAATAACAAAGTAATATATAGTTTTGGGCCTCCTAGGTGACCTGGTAGTTGTCTGGACAAACATAAAGCAACCAACCTCTTTCAATTAGAGCAGCCTTGCATTTACTTTTAGCTTCATCAAGTAAATCAACCAGTTTGACAGTCTCAGTACTGCGAGTACGGAATCGTTTTCCATCTTCTCCTAGAACAAGCCCAAATCCTACGTGGCTAGCTTTGGGATATTTATTCTCCTCAGCTGGAAGCCAACCAGCCCGTTTGGCAGCCTTGAGAACATTCCAAAAAGCTCTTTAGCCTCAAAACTCATATATGAGTCTGCTAAAATAAAGACATGATGCGCCATGTATAGGTTGCCATATTCAGATGTCTAACTTACAGTAAAGAACATTTCAAAGTGCTCTCGTTGGCCAACATCAGTTACATATATAATCCACTCAGCCTTTTCCTCGTTTAGTCGATACCTATACATTGAAGAAGTGTAAGTCTAGTAACAAAAAGCAATTTCCACAAGTTACATGGCAGAAGCAGTATAAAATTTGCAGTAGAAGTTTTGATATCAGTTTAAGTGACTGACATATCAACATTTGATCAAGCAATAATGGTGATGATGGAGGCGGCGCCAGTATAAATATGGAAAGATaggtagaaaaaaaaagctttCAGCAGATGATCTGAAACTATTCTAAACCATGAAAAGACTTCTCTCAGCAAGTACTATATACACTCAACAGAAAGAATCAGAAAGGATTAGAGAAAACTTCCATGAACCAAAAATGAGGGAACAAAGAAAACTGGCTCACCACAAAGCAGCAAGATCAGTTGAGGCATAGTTGTACCCACCATCCTTCTTTACAACAATAAGTGGTATATTTTTCCCTTCAATAAAGATAACACGTGCACCTTCACTTTCTTCAATTAATCCCTGTTTACTCAATAACTCCAGAGCCCCAGGAATATATGGATTGTAAAAGCTTTCCCCCTGGTGAAAAGGAACAAAGACTTGTATGAATGCACATTCCATAGAAGCCCATAGACATCTCAATAATTGTAAAAGCTTTCTCCTTGGTGAAAAGGAAAATGtactgaaataaattaatattttatatcatcagaaaagaaattaaataggAGACAACCACACCTTAAAGACATCAGCAGTTGGGCATAATCACCTAAACTACAGTACGTTAGTCATCATCTTGATACTTCTATGAATTGCGTAATGCAGACATTACAGAGACCATGTTGTATATTTACCAAAAGCTTCAAATAAATCAGCAACGGCACTTAAAACAGAGCAAGTCCAGTACCTTTTCCTCCAAGTGAACTCCAAGCCGCTGATAAACCTTTTCATATCCTCTTCGGCTAATTTCACAAATATGAGCCCAAGCCTTCCGGTACTTCTCCTCCCCAGCCTGTAACACACACATAGATATAGCATCACatacaaaaagtataaatGAGACacttacattatttatttggcTTTAATGTTTTGATGAATTAGAAAATGAATGTATAATTACTTCAAGAAGATAAACTCAGGCAAGAAAGAACAAACACTATAAAGAATCAACCTCAACAATCCTTAagatatcaaattatttaccTGCAGACTGACTACTGCGCGTTGGGCCCTCTCCTTGAAGGCGGGGTCACTGTCAAATCTCTGCTTCGACGCCTTATAGAATGTCTGAGAAAGCAGCACTCGGGTAAATAGGACAAAGCTTATAAGCCATTCTTCTCCAAACTCATCTTGAAAAGAAACCCATGTAACTCCAAAATTCTGTAAGTACCAAAgcatattcaaaattttcctcTCACCTCCAGGTCTCCAATGGCTTGATCACTGGCAACTTCTCCACTTGGAAACTTTTCAAATAGGTACTCGATTAGCATGCCAAACTGAAACCGTTCAAACCATTAGCATCCAAAGAAAT from Sesamum indicum cultivar Zhongzhi No. 13 linkage group LG3, S_indicum_v1.0, whole genome shotgun sequence harbors:
- the LOC105159080 gene encoding uncharacterized protein LOC105159080, whose translation is MDFNSSDAALWREALGYYEAVIKTLGKPDIISLDDFYRKELPNLLHQRDPNPYITTDELSRLMQWKLARGKWRPRLLSFVSSLDDVVVRDTSAKAFASLPDVSKAITELTVLKGVGPATASAVLAAYAPDVAPFMSDEATVAVVGDSKDYSLKRYMVFVEKMQAKAKELSTLEDQFTPSDVERALWSSTVGAKMRTISTKPDKVDKEKKSQRKRKR
- the LOC105159081 gene encoding arginine--tRNA ligase, chloroplastic/mitochondrial isoform X2, coding for MANDEVTGGSLKQQLAKLFEESLRITVPEELDVDPAIAPCQNPKFGDYQCNNAMGLWSKVKGKSTQFKGPQPIGQAIMKNLPASEMVDSCSIAGPGFVNVVLSRQWIAKSIQKMLVDGIEAWAPKLPVKRAVVDFSSPNIAKEMHVGHLRSTIIGDTLARMLEYSNVEVLRRNHVGDWGTQFGMLIEYLFEKFPSGEVASDQAIGDLETFYKASKQRFDSDPAFKERAQRAVVSLQAGEEKYRKAWAHICEISRRGYEKVYQRLGVHLEEKGESFYNPYIPGALELLSKQGLIEESEGARVIFIEGKNIPLIVVKKDGGYNYASTDLAALWYRLNEEKAEWIIYVTDVGQREHFEMFFTAAKRAGWLPAEENKYPKASHVGFGLVLGEDGKRFRTRSTETVKLVDLLDEAKSKCKAALIERGKAKEWTEEELEKTAEAVGYGAVKYADLKNNRTTNYTFSFDQMLNDKGNTAVYLLYAHARICSIIRKSGKDIEELKKTGTIDLVHPDERTLGLHLLQFAEVVEEACTNLLPNVLCEYLYNLSEDFTRFYTNCQVVGSAEETSRLLLCEATAVVMRKCFHLLGITPVYKI
- the LOC105159081 gene encoding arginine--tRNA ligase, cytoplasmic isoform X1, yielding MNCSQFSILLPPVFVPPQFSRLPLLHSHSSVSFSTNCILRTSRRLFLRAKASSSKTMANDEVTGGSLKQQLAKLFEESLRITVPEELDVDPAIAPCQNPKFGDYQCNNAMGLWSKVKGKSTQFKGPQPIGQAIMKNLPASEMVDSCSIAGPGFVNVVLSRQWIAKSIQKMLVDGIEAWAPKLPVKRAVVDFSSPNIAKEMHVGHLRSTIIGDTLARMLEYSNVEVLRRNHVGDWGTQFGMLIEYLFEKFPSGEVASDQAIGDLETFYKASKQRFDSDPAFKERAQRAVVSLQAGEEKYRKAWAHICEISRRGYEKVYQRLGVHLEEKGESFYNPYIPGALELLSKQGLIEESEGARVIFIEGKNIPLIVVKKDGGYNYASTDLAALWYRLNEEKAEWIIYVTDVGQREHFEMFFTAAKRAGWLPAEENKYPKASHVGFGLVLGEDGKRFRTRSTETVKLVDLLDEAKSKCKAALIERGKAKEWTEEELEKTAEAVGYGAVKYADLKNNRTTNYTFSFDQMLNDKGNTAVYLLYAHARICSIIRKSGKDIEELKKTGTIDLVHPDERTLGLHLLQFAEVVEEACTNLLPNVLCEYLYNLSEDFTRFYTNCQVVGSAEETSRLLLCEATAVVMRKCFHLLGITPVYKI